A segment of the Bacteroidota bacterium genome:
TGTGGCTGTAATTTATGTAGGTGCTGCTACTGAAGTAGAAATGAAAGAAAAGAAAGACCGTGTTGACGATGCGAAAGCAGCAACACAAGCAGCAGTGGAAGAAGGAATTGTACCGGGTGGTGGTGTAGCGTATATCCGTTCAATTGCAGCTTTAGAAAAAATGAAAGGCATCAACGAAGATGAAACTACCGGTATACAAATTGTAAAACGTGCGATTGAAGAACCATTACGCCAAATTTGCGCGAACAGTGGTTTAGAAGGAAGCATTGTTGTGCAAAAAGTAAAAGAAGGAAAAGACGACTTCGGATTTAATGCACGTACTGAAACATTTGAGAACTTATTGAAGGCGGGTGTAATTGACCCAACTAAAGTAAGCCGTGTTGCATTAGAGAACGCTGCGTCTGTAGCAGGTATGTTATTAACCACAGACTGCGTTTTAGCTGAGAAGAAAGAAGAAAAACCTGCAATGCCGGGCCCTGACATGGGAGGCATGGGCGGAATGATGTAAAATTGCTTCGCAATTTTATCGCGAGTGACCGTAGGGAACCTCGCGATAATGATAAAACAAAAAAAGCCTCGTAGAAATACGGGGCTTTTATATTTCGTCATTGCGAGGAGGAACGACGAAGCAATCTTTAGCTAATAAAAAAACCATATGAATAATTTAACTTTTAAACTTATGTCAGCGTGTCATTATAAATGATTGGCACAACATTTGCTTATTTTCTATTAAACTAATAATTATGGAAACAAAAAATCAAAATCCAAATTATCCAAGCACAACCGGAAATCCTTCAGGTAAAGGAAGAGGTAATGTGAAAAAGTAAAAATGAATTAGGGACTAAAATAACAGGTCCCTAACAACCCATTCTTTAGAGCCCCGCTAGTAATACCGGGGTTTTTTGTTTCTTGTCACGTCGAGTTTACCAACCGCAACGAAGTGTAGGTTGGCGGAGTCGAGACGAAGTAATATCACCAAACTTTAAGGGCTCCGTCATTTCGAGTGAAGCGAGAAATCTCCCCTCCTCTGCCCTGTCAAAAAGTAGTTCAAAAGTAGCGCCAAAATAAAAAGTAAAGTAGAAGACATTTTGTAAATTGTAGAGTAATTGATGTACTAACGAATTGAAACAATTATGTGCATTTGCTTGTTATACTCATAATCTTTTTACTCAAATTATTATTAAACAATTATTAGACAATAAAGAAAAAATATCATGATGAATCTTTTCAAGAAATTTTTTAACTCTAAAGAATTAAAAAACAATTCTGAAAATTCGAATTCAACAGAACTTGTAAAAACAGCAGAGATGCTTGATGAAGATTTGTTCTGGAAAATTATAGAAAAATCTCTAAAAAACACCTCGGACCAAGATAGTCAAGAACAATTTTTGATTAAAGAAATAGGAAGTTTAACACCTAAACAAATTATTGGATTTAGACTTAGAACTGATAAGTTGCTTTATGACACCTATAACTCGGAAATGTGGTGTGCAGGATATATCATGAATTGCGGTTGTTCAGACGATTCGTTTGAATATTTCAGAAACTGGATCATTTCAAGAGGTAAACAAGCATATTACAACGCCAAGCAAGAACCTGACACGTTAATTAATGAAGTAATTGAAGGTGTTG
Coding sequences within it:
- a CDS encoding DUF4240 domain-containing protein, encoding MNLFKKFFNSKELKNNSENSNSTELVKTAEMLDEDLFWKIIEKSLKNTSDQDSQEQFLIKEIGSLTPKQIIGFRLRTDKLLYDTYNSEMWCAGYIMNCGCSDDSFEYFRNWIISRGKQAYYNAKQEPDTLINEVIEGVEFYDFESFWYVALEAFQQKTGKDLYDFIDYDNFKHCEGNYPPINFTWEEENGESMRKICPRLFAKFAENFH